In Lysinibacillus sp. FSL M8-0337, the following proteins share a genomic window:
- a CDS encoding type III PLP-dependent enzyme, with protein sequence MSDSLLAVIQSLNTNKTAPVCAYIYDLDGIQAHVKKLLQTLPKQTFLFYAIKANPDQRIIKALLPYVRGFEVASIGELENVRAVSEDVPILFGGPGKKDAELEMAIRQKVTYLHVESLLELRRIQMLAQKLNKKVDILLRINLRTNALPETKITMGGTASPFGLDESDIQQAVALVRQDPLQLVQIKGFHFHSLSNNVHAALHVEMVRLYVQKALEWKRLYQLDVQVLNAGGGFGVSYNENEGPSFDWQQFTSLLQASNILQDLNGIQLFFEPGRFLVADYGFYATEILDIKQSHQQFFAVVRGGTHHNRLPASWGHNQPFRLYASETWTYPFQRPSLHNKKVHLVGELCTPKDRLHTDAFMSCIRVGDIVIFEKSGAYCWTISHHDFLGHPHPAFYYIEGGHIQ encoded by the coding sequence ATGAGTGATTCGTTACTAGCTGTTATTCAATCATTAAATACTAATAAAACAGCGCCTGTTTGTGCTTATATTTACGACCTAGATGGTATTCAAGCACATGTAAAAAAATTGCTTCAAACTTTGCCAAAGCAAACATTTTTGTTTTATGCGATTAAAGCAAATCCAGATCAACGAATCATCAAAGCCCTTTTACCATATGTTCGTGGCTTTGAAGTCGCCTCCATCGGAGAATTAGAAAATGTTCGTGCAGTGTCCGAAGATGTACCAATCTTATTTGGCGGACCTGGAAAAAAGGATGCTGAATTGGAGATGGCTATACGTCAAAAGGTCACATATCTTCATGTCGAAAGTTTATTAGAATTGCGACGTATTCAAATGCTCGCACAAAAATTAAATAAAAAAGTCGATATTTTATTGCGTATAAATTTACGTACAAATGCACTTCCTGAAACAAAAATTACGATGGGAGGTACAGCCAGTCCATTTGGCTTGGACGAATCAGATATTCAACAAGCGGTTGCACTTGTACGACAAGACCCATTACAGCTTGTACAAATTAAAGGTTTCCATTTTCACTCATTATCCAATAATGTGCATGCGGCATTACATGTAGAAATGGTACGACTTTATGTGCAAAAAGCACTTGAATGGAAACGTTTGTATCAATTAGATGTGCAAGTACTGAATGCTGGGGGTGGATTTGGTGTTTCCTATAATGAAAATGAAGGACCATCTTTTGACTGGCAACAATTTACGTCCTTATTACAAGCTAGTAATATTTTGCAAGATTTAAATGGCATCCAACTCTTTTTTGAGCCTGGGAGATTTCTCGTTGCTGATTATGGCTTTTATGCTACAGAAATACTAGATATTAAACAGTCCCATCAACAGTTTTTTGCCGTTGTAAGAGGTGGCACACATCATAATAGATTGCCAGCCTCATGGGGACATAATCAACCATTTCGGCTTTATGCTAGTGAGACGTGGACGTATCCATTCCAACGACCTAGCTTGCACAATAAGAAGGTCCATCTTGTTGGGGAATTATGCACGCCAAAGGATCGATTGCATACAGATGCTTTTATGTCTTGCATTCGTGTAGGGGATATTGTCATCTTTGAAAAATCAGGTGCATATTGTTGGACAATTTCACATCATGATTTTCTTGGTCATCCTCATCCAGCATTTTATTATATCGAAGGAGGACATATCCAATGA
- a CDS encoding RidA family protein, with protein sequence MKISRNPKEIHPPVAPYVHQIEITGPNRWLTFSGQIGMALDGTVPEDPIIQLQLALNNIKKNLECAGMTVADLTKVVFYLVGEFDTAQRKHVMRDFFGDHCPCMTMLYVVALASPVLKVEIDAWACQEMI encoded by the coding sequence ATGAAAATCTCAAGAAATCCAAAAGAAATTCACCCGCCTGTAGCTCCATATGTACACCAAATTGAAATAACTGGTCCAAACAGATGGCTCACATTTTCAGGTCAAATCGGAATGGCGTTAGACGGAACTGTGCCCGAAGATCCAATCATTCAATTGCAACTAGCGCTTAACAATATTAAAAAAAATCTTGAGTGTGCTGGCATGACTGTTGCTGATTTAACAAAGGTCGTATTTTATTTAGTTGGAGAATTTGACACAGCTCAAAGAAAGCACGTGATGCGTGACTTTTTTGGAGATCATTGTCCTTGTATGACAATGCTATATGTAGTAGCACTTGCTTCGCCAGTATTAAAAGTAGAAATTGATGCTTGGGCATGTCAGGAAATGATATAA
- a CDS encoding AI-2E family transporter: MSNFFRSNGFKRFVILAGIAVALYLMRSMINLILLTFIITYLMNELSTKATKEFKRIAPINEKAMIVSLYLLLVAAIIAVIYKYLPVVTQQITQLFDLIAAFNLNPNDNEVARYLAPTFEKIELGKYLEQGVDLTLKNLTNIGKVILHVFIALILSLFILLEKKRIIEFTAKFKDSKIGPLYDELTYFSKIFIRSFGKVIEAQFIIAAVNCVLSVIALSIMGFPHLIALGIMLFILGLIPVAGVIISLVPLSIIAYSIGGPMYIAYILIIVVVLHAIEAYFLNPKLMSAKTNLPIFYTFIVILFSEQFLGVWGLIIGIPLFMFLLDILGVTSLEEETKQSIAINEHK; this comes from the coding sequence ATGAGTAATTTTTTTCGAAGTAATGGATTTAAACGTTTTGTTATTCTAGCTGGGATCGCTGTTGCACTTTATTTAATGCGGAGTATGATTAACCTTATTCTTCTGACATTCATTATAACCTACTTAATGAATGAGCTTTCTACTAAGGCGACAAAAGAGTTTAAACGAATCGCACCCATTAATGAAAAAGCGATGATTGTCTCCCTTTACCTCTTACTTGTGGCAGCGATTATTGCAGTTATCTATAAGTATTTGCCGGTTGTGACCCAACAAATTACACAGCTTTTTGATTTGATTGCAGCTTTTAATCTCAATCCGAACGATAATGAGGTTGCGAGATATTTGGCTCCGACATTTGAGAAAATTGAACTCGGAAAATATTTAGAACAAGGTGTTGACCTTACGTTAAAAAATTTAACGAACATTGGGAAAGTCATTTTGCACGTGTTCATTGCACTTATTTTAAGTTTGTTCATCCTTTTGGAGAAGAAACGAATTATTGAATTTACTGCAAAATTTAAAGATAGTAAAATTGGTCCGCTTTACGACGAGTTAACATATTTCTCTAAAATATTTATTCGTTCTTTTGGAAAAGTAATTGAAGCGCAATTTATCATTGCTGCAGTAAACTGTGTTTTATCCGTAATTGCTCTTTCTATCATGGGCTTCCCACACTTAATTGCACTAGGAATAATGCTTTTTATTCTTGGTTTAATTCCTGTAGCAGGGGTAATTATTTCATTAGTCCCGCTTAGCATTATTGCTTATAGCATAGGTGGACCGATGTACATTGCTTACATTCTGATTATTGTCGTGGTGTTGCATGCGATTGAGGCTTATTTCTTAAATCCAAAGCTTATGTCTGCCAAAACAAATCTTCCTATTTTTTATACATTTATCGTCATCCTATTCTCTGAGCAATTCCTCGGGGTATGGGGATTAATTATCGGTATTCCATTGTTTATGTTCCTGCTCGATATTTTAGGTGTAACGTCTTTAGAGGAGGAAACCAAACAATCTATAGCTATCAATGAACATAAGTAA
- a CDS encoding flavin reductase family protein: MISIDPKKNTERENYKLLVGSIIPRPVAFVTTLSEQGIINGAPFSYFNIVSSNPPMISLAIQRATGRLKDTARHILYQEQFVVHIVDEDNVNQVNETAASLPVTESEIERANFTVIDSQRINVPGVKEAKVRMECRLVQSIPLMNKEEQTGDLFIGEIVQFHLDDVIYQEGRIDASALKAVSRLAGASYAKIGDIFDIERPQ; the protein is encoded by the coding sequence TTGATTTCAATTGATCCGAAGAAAAATACAGAACGTGAAAACTATAAATTATTAGTTGGCAGCATTATTCCTAGACCTGTTGCTTTTGTAACGACTTTGTCCGAGCAGGGCATTATAAATGGCGCACCGTTTAGTTACTTTAATATCGTGTCATCGAATCCACCGATGATTTCCCTAGCAATTCAAAGAGCAACAGGGCGCTTAAAGGATACCGCTCGTCATATTTTGTATCAAGAACAATTTGTTGTGCATATTGTAGATGAGGATAATGTTAACCAGGTAAATGAAACAGCTGCTTCTTTGCCGGTAACAGAGAGTGAAATTGAAAGAGCTAACTTTACAGTAATCGACAGTCAACGTATTAATGTGCCGGGTGTTAAAGAGGCCAAAGTCCGAATGGAATGTCGCTTAGTACAAAGTATTCCTTTAATGAATAAAGAAGAGCAGACGGGCGATTTATTTATTGGCGAAATTGTACAATTCCATTTAGATGATGTGATTTATCAGGAAGGACGAATAGATGCTAGCGCGTTAAAGGCGGTGAGCCGATTAGCTGGAGCGAGTTACGCAAAAATCGGCGATATTTTTGACATAGAACGTCCTCAATAA
- a CDS encoding IucA/IucC family protein: MKLMTAFMPVSEASYKAVQERLKCQTLEALLFEEIIPVTKNGKEYTFQGLNVQGETILYTCEVVEKWSFGRVKVKPYSIKRDGDASVSIYTFLEEVVQQTLDGQHTKTFVQELLETFVKDSQAKSSQPPSIPVEDLHYEALESHMIDGHPYHPSYKSRVGFTLADNHLYGPEFNQDIALTWLAVRRHFVDIAVLEPTAINEMYQHHLQPEELAHFKQQLRAQIEEDEQAYVFLPVHPWQFEHIIATVFYPQIADKTIIILGKSDSSYRAQQSIRSLSNRHSAQASYLKLPLSITNTSTSRILAHHTTQNAPIISAWLDRVIKSDEYLKNCQFEILKETIGVSFRYQKLSVMQYAVAYGTLGVIHRENIAQYLQEDEQAWPLNALMHKQKNGEAFIQQAIALYGVEKWSRALIETVVTPIVHLLYVHGIALESHAQNIILVLKNNFPHRIIVKDLHDGVRFCSSELLHPEWEPKLNPEPATHRQFNRYSFLKTAKASEVRDYTFDAFFFICMTELCFTLEEFGLREEDFWRICTEVILTYQQQHPQYKERFQTFDLFAADALIEEMTKRRIYGDQTLYFRKAQNPLLQALEFLKNEEK, encoded by the coding sequence ATGAAATTGATGACAGCTTTCATGCCAGTAAGTGAAGCATCCTATAAGGCAGTACAGGAGCGATTGAAGTGCCAAACGTTAGAGGCATTGCTTTTTGAGGAAATTATTCCAGTAACGAAAAATGGAAAAGAGTATACCTTCCAAGGACTAAACGTTCAAGGAGAGACGATCCTTTATACATGTGAAGTAGTGGAAAAATGGTCATTCGGTCGAGTGAAAGTAAAACCATATTCCATTAAAAGAGACGGAGATGCCAGTGTCAGTATCTATACTTTTCTGGAAGAAGTCGTTCAGCAGACATTGGACGGTCAGCATACGAAGACATTTGTTCAGGAATTATTGGAGACCTTTGTGAAGGATAGTCAGGCAAAGAGCAGTCAGCCACCGTCAATACCAGTGGAAGATTTGCACTATGAGGCATTGGAAAGCCATATGATTGATGGTCATCCGTATCATCCAAGCTATAAATCCCGAGTAGGTTTTACTTTGGCAGATAATCATTTGTATGGTCCTGAATTTAATCAGGATATCGCGTTGACTTGGCTTGCTGTTCGTCGGCATTTTGTAGATATTGCCGTATTAGAACCAACTGCAATCAATGAGATGTATCAGCATCATTTACAGCCAGAGGAGTTAGCGCATTTTAAACAACAATTACGAGCGCAAATAGAGGAAGATGAACAAGCTTATGTTTTTCTCCCCGTTCATCCGTGGCAATTCGAACATATTATAGCGACAGTATTTTACCCACAAATAGCTGATAAGACGATTATTATATTAGGGAAATCGGATAGCTCATATCGAGCACAGCAATCCATTCGCTCGTTATCCAATCGCCATAGTGCACAAGCGAGTTATTTAAAATTACCTCTTAGCATTACAAATACATCTACTAGCCGTATTTTAGCGCATCATACGACACAAAATGCGCCTATTATTAGTGCTTGGCTAGATCGAGTCATTAAAAGTGATGAATACTTGAAAAATTGCCAGTTTGAAATTTTAAAAGAGACCATCGGGGTTTCTTTCCGCTATCAAAAATTATCTGTTATGCAATATGCAGTGGCTTATGGAACTTTAGGTGTAATCCATCGAGAAAATATTGCGCAATACTTGCAAGAAGATGAACAAGCTTGGCCTTTAAATGCATTGATGCATAAGCAAAAAAACGGCGAGGCGTTTATTCAGCAGGCGATTGCATTATATGGGGTAGAAAAATGGAGCCGAGCCTTAATCGAAACGGTTGTAACGCCAATTGTTCATTTACTCTATGTCCACGGAATTGCGTTAGAGTCTCATGCGCAAAATATTATTCTTGTTTTAAAAAATAATTTTCCACATCGAATTATTGTTAAGGACTTACATGATGGCGTGAGGTTTTGTTCTTCAGAGCTCCTTCATCCGGAATGGGAGCCAAAGTTAAATCCAGAGCCTGCCACACATCGGCAATTTAATCGTTATTCGTTTTTAAAAACGGCTAAAGCTTCGGAGGTAAGAGATTATACTTTTGATGCTTTCTTCTTTATCTGTATGACTGAACTTTGTTTTACGCTTGAGGAGTTTGGATTGCGGGAAGAGGATTTCTGGCGCATATGTACGGAAGTTATTTTAACTTATCAACAACAACACCCTCAATATAAAGAACGTTTTCAAACGTTTGATTTATTTGCTGCTGATGCTTTAATCGAGGAAATGACAAAAAGACGTATTTATGGAGATCAAACATTGTATTTTAGAAAGGCTCAAAATCCTTTATTACAGGCATTGGAGTTTTTGAAAAATGAAGAAAAATAA
- a CDS encoding MATE family efflux transporter: MTTINPIETRPLRPLFLSYLFPAMIGMLLMSVNILVDGIFVSHGVGPTALAGVNIAVPIFSILLSISLWIGMGGATLYSISLGEGNKKRAHQLFTLSFTTMLAVVLTLVLLLLLNLKEIAYIFGASDVTYPYVQEYLHVILLFGVFYTIENLLSIFIRNDGNPKLAMMGLITTSILNILLNYVFIFVLHYGVKGCALATAISTIIGMSVLCLHFFRKQSELKFVSTFFNVSDLKKIFAIGLPSFIVEASMALIVILYNVSFLHYLGANGVTAYAMVNYIHTVLLTVFLGIGMALQPLVSYHHGARLKKRLLELLKIGLATALILGLSIAIIAMLFPSQLMELFGDSKIEIRTMATQGFVHFAIGYVFLGMNMVLAEFFQSIEKIRLATTIMLLRSIILFIPALLLLPKLFGAQAIWWTFPVAEGITALLILLFIKRKPRAFYSN; the protein is encoded by the coding sequence ATGACGACCATTAATCCCATTGAAACAAGACCCTTAAGACCATTATTTCTTTCTTATTTGTTCCCAGCGATGATTGGTATGCTACTGATGTCAGTAAATATTTTAGTCGATGGTATTTTTGTCAGTCATGGCGTTGGCCCAACTGCTCTAGCAGGCGTCAATATTGCCGTTCCGATTTTCTCCATCTTATTATCCATATCTCTGTGGATTGGTATGGGCGGTGCAACATTGTACTCCATTTCACTTGGAGAAGGTAATAAAAAACGCGCACATCAACTTTTTACACTTTCGTTTACAACGATGCTGGCGGTAGTTTTAACTTTAGTGCTACTACTTTTATTAAATTTAAAGGAAATTGCCTATATTTTTGGGGCAAGTGATGTGACTTATCCTTATGTCCAAGAATACTTGCATGTCATTTTGTTATTCGGTGTCTTTTACACAATCGAAAATTTATTAAGCATTTTCATTCGAAACGATGGAAACCCAAAGCTTGCCATGATGGGTTTAATCACAACATCTATTTTAAATATCCTTTTAAACTACGTATTTATTTTCGTACTCCATTATGGTGTAAAGGGTTGCGCGTTAGCAACAGCAATCTCTACTATCATCGGTATGTCGGTACTATGTCTCCATTTCTTCCGAAAGCAGTCTGAATTAAAATTTGTCTCTACTTTTTTCAACGTATCCGATTTGAAAAAAATATTCGCCATCGGTTTACCTAGCTTTATTGTAGAAGCTTCCATGGCGTTAATCGTGATTTTATATAATGTATCGTTTCTGCACTATTTAGGAGCAAACGGTGTGACAGCCTATGCAATGGTTAACTATATTCATACGGTATTATTAACTGTGTTCTTAGGCATTGGTATGGCACTCCAACCTCTAGTCAGTTACCACCACGGTGCCAGATTAAAAAAACGTTTACTCGAGCTTTTGAAGATTGGCTTAGCTACCGCTCTTATACTCGGTTTAAGCATTGCCATTATTGCGATGCTATTTCCTTCTCAATTAATGGAACTGTTTGGGGATAGTAAAATTGAAATTCGCACAATGGCAACGCAAGGCTTTGTCCATTTTGCAATTGGCTACGTTTTCTTAGGTATGAATATGGTGCTTGCAGAATTTTTCCAATCCATTGAAAAAATTCGTCTTGCAACAACGATTATGTTACTACGCAGTATCATTCTATTTATTCCAGCACTCCTCTTGCTACCTAAATTATTCGGCGCGCAAGCAATTTGGTGGACTTTCCCGGTTGCTGAAGGCATTACAGCATTGCTCATTCTCTTATTTATTAAAAGAAAGCCACGCGCGTTTTATTCAAACTAG
- a CDS encoding cupin domain-containing protein, producing MYYAPYYANIPMYSYGNQSVHWPAPYEVVLPNSAYPYQAVNGNNSQMSTDYGQQPFVVNMEEATKRNNTYRTALWTGSHLQITLMSLNIGEDVGLEMHPHVDQFVYIEQGHGTVQMGSSKENLSFTQNVHDDYAIVIPAGTWHNLTNIGNVPLKLFSIYAPPNHPLGTVHATKADAMASHGGYGQHN from the coding sequence ATGTACTATGCTCCTTATTATGCCAATATACCAATGTATAGCTATGGAAATCAGTCTGTTCACTGGCCTGCTCCATATGAAGTAGTACTACCGAATAGTGCCTATCCATATCAAGCTGTCAACGGAAATAACAGTCAAATGAGTACCGATTATGGGCAACAGCCTTTTGTTGTAAATATGGAGGAGGCAACGAAGCGGAACAATACGTACCGTACTGCTCTATGGACAGGAAGCCATTTGCAAATTACGTTAATGAGCCTCAATATTGGTGAGGATGTAGGTTTAGAAATGCATCCACATGTCGATCAGTTTGTCTATATTGAACAAGGGCATGGGACTGTACAAATGGGGTCGAGTAAAGAAAATTTAAGCTTTACACAAAATGTCCATGATGATTACGCGATCGTAATACCTGCTGGAACTTGGCATAATTTAACCAATATAGGGAATGTGCCATTAAAGCTGTTTTCAATCTATGCTCCTCCTAACCATCCATTAGGAACTGTCCATGCTACAAAGGCGGATGCAATGGCTTCGCATGGAGGCTATGGTCAACACAATTAA
- a CDS encoding aldolase/citrate lyase family protein yields MKKNKLKDKITRQQTVYGLFVSIPHPSVIELIGHAEFDFVIIDLEHTTIDLEILENMIRAAELLDITPLVRIAEIERTSLLKVLDCGAQGIVIPHVSCKEQVEQVIEYSYYHPIGHRSLNSGRPAAFAKEPLTEYIAAANEEIMIIPMIESIEGIRNCKDIISLPHVGFVLEGAADLSQSLAVPWQIEHPQVQNAIEALYDIVKACHIPYATVSREKDQHRRWAEKGVRIFVLGDDRNTAFRAYRQKKMDYQNITGGLYE; encoded by the coding sequence ATGAAGAAAAATAAGTTGAAGGATAAAATAACACGTCAACAAACGGTGTATGGTTTATTTGTTTCGATTCCTCATCCAAGTGTAATCGAATTAATTGGTCACGCTGAATTTGATTTTGTCATTATTGATTTAGAGCATACGACGATTGATTTGGAAATATTGGAAAATATGATTCGTGCAGCAGAGCTACTCGATATAACCCCACTTGTAAGAATTGCAGAAATTGAACGCACTTCGCTATTAAAAGTATTGGATTGTGGGGCACAGGGTATTGTCATTCCACATGTAAGTTGCAAAGAGCAAGTCGAACAGGTTATTGAGTATAGTTATTATCATCCCATTGGGCACCGGAGTTTAAATAGTGGCCGCCCTGCTGCTTTTGCCAAAGAACCTTTAACTGAGTATATTGCTGCCGCCAATGAAGAAATTATGATTATTCCAATGATTGAAAGTATAGAAGGCATTCGCAATTGTAAGGATATTATATCACTACCACATGTCGGGTTTGTTTTGGAAGGAGCGGCGGATTTATCGCAATCGTTAGCCGTACCTTGGCAAATTGAACATCCCCAAGTGCAGAATGCTATTGAAGCGTTATATGACATTGTAAAAGCGTGTCATATACCGTATGCGACTGTTTCGAGAGAGAAGGATCAGCATCGACGGTGGGCTGAAAAAGGTGTCCGCATCTTTGTGCTAGGGGATGACCGAAATACAGCGTTTCGAGCATATCGACAAAAGAAGATGGACTATCAAAATATAACAGGAGGTCTATATGAGTGA
- a CDS encoding ring-cleaving dioxygenase, protein MSKHTEGIHHITAIVGHPQENIDFYAGVLGLRLVKQTVNFDDPGTYHLYFGNNAGKPGTIITFFPWPNAYQGRIGDGQVGVTTYVVPEGALPFWIHRLAKFSVPFKKAERFGEQVVQFDDPHGLHIELVARAEGERNNWTFGEVTPEVAIKGFGGATLYSSHPQETEKVLRDVMGLEKIATEGDYARFKASADIGNIIDLKTVSGVRGHMGVGTVHHIAWRAKDNADHLAWQEYVMNHGQHVTEIKDRNYFNAIYFREAGEILFEIATDPPGFAHDETLETMGSQLMLPLQYEQHREQLESALIPIQVRSLDE, encoded by the coding sequence ATGAGCAAACATACAGAAGGAATTCACCATATAACAGCCATTGTAGGGCATCCACAAGAGAATATTGATTTTTATGCGGGGGTTTTAGGTTTAAGGTTAGTAAAACAAACAGTCAACTTTGATGACCCAGGCACGTATCATCTTTATTTTGGTAACAATGCTGGGAAGCCAGGAACAATTATTACGTTCTTTCCTTGGCCAAATGCTTATCAAGGGCGTATCGGCGACGGTCAAGTTGGTGTAACAACATACGTTGTACCAGAAGGAGCACTACCTTTCTGGATTCATCGTCTTGCAAAATTTTCTGTTCCATTTAAAAAAGCCGAACGCTTTGGAGAGCAAGTTGTTCAATTCGATGATCCACATGGGCTTCATATTGAATTAGTCGCACGTGCAGAAGGTGAACGAAATAATTGGACATTTGGTGAAGTTACACCAGAAGTTGCTATTAAAGGTTTTGGTGGTGCAACGCTTTATTCAAGCCATCCACAAGAAACAGAAAAGGTATTACGAGATGTGATGGGGCTTGAAAAAATTGCAACAGAAGGCGATTATGCTCGATTCAAAGCAAGCGCTGATATCGGAAATATTATAGACTTAAAAACGGTATCAGGCGTACGTGGTCACATGGGGGTCGGTACAGTCCATCATATTGCTTGGAGAGCAAAGGATAATGCAGATCATTTAGCGTGGCAAGAGTATGTGATGAATCATGGGCAACATGTGACAGAAATAAAGGATCGTAACTATTTTAACGCTATTTATTTCCGTGAAGCAGGTGAAATTTTATTTGAAATTGCGACAGATCCACCAGGATTCGCGCATGATGAAACATTGGAGACAATGGGTAGTCAATTAATGTTACCGTTGCAATATGAACAACATCGAGAACAGTTAGAAAGCGCGTTAATCCCGATTCAAGTACGTTCATTAGATGAATAA
- a CDS encoding IucA/IucC family protein: MIVQQSVSASDRATQIIMKDLMDAFLVEQFFNGDTYSKQSLQDVTKEIGALFAHYQSHEVEVYIGNFCFLVEKSFKQGEQWVRHSPIYRQVAGQWQLIVSIEELATSILQTSLSAKAYQHPAVADFLKGLIVAVEQLTLSIEQMNNYDASAPQTAYQWHVKGELIASFRDRPFHPLAKAKIGFSAQDYQQYMAEFDQPISLRWVAIRHDVIVKGNEQTPIQCFDLLEDKQKYEITQEFERRGLRQSEYTMMPVHPWQLQNIILKDFQQELADGTMVILTAKAGDLCATSSFRSLAFNQPSSRMLKLPVSVLSLGASRYLPVVKLLNGLAGEKLLRQAISCDPILTEKVILCEEQNWWGYMPETMGLFDDHPRHLAAQIRIYPKQLLDENYKIIPMSSLAVNLKGHHYLDELFGQPLTKQQVIDFYTEMVTMFYEIAMRLFKVGVLPEIHGQNCCLVLKNNQIHRLLFRDHDSVRLHMPYLERHNIQDPQYYIRPGYSNSLYNESVEKLIFYIQSLGTQVNLASIMEALAQVYSISERTLWYTTKQALMKAVTVVDIPAADKVRLWKVLFEQQQWPVKLIIRPLLEADGVPGAMPSGKGQGYNPFWNL; this comes from the coding sequence ATGATTGTACAGCAAAGTGTATCAGCAAGTGACAGAGCTACACAAATTATTATGAAGGACTTAATGGATGCATTTTTAGTCGAACAGTTCTTTAACGGGGATACGTATTCAAAGCAATCCCTACAAGATGTAACGAAAGAAATAGGCGCTTTATTTGCACACTATCAATCACATGAGGTAGAGGTCTATATAGGAAACTTTTGCTTTCTTGTTGAAAAAAGCTTTAAGCAGGGTGAGCAATGGGTGCGTCATTCTCCTATTTATCGACAAGTGGCTGGGCAATGGCAGTTAATCGTTTCAATTGAAGAGCTTGCCACATCCATTTTGCAGACTAGTCTCTCTGCCAAAGCCTACCAGCATCCAGCAGTGGCAGATTTCTTAAAGGGCCTAATAGTAGCTGTTGAGCAATTAACATTGAGTATAGAACAAATGAATAATTATGATGCATCAGCTCCTCAAACAGCCTACCAATGGCATGTCAAAGGAGAGCTGATTGCTTCGTTTCGAGATCGTCCATTTCATCCACTTGCAAAGGCTAAGATAGGATTTTCAGCGCAAGATTATCAACAATATATGGCGGAATTTGATCAACCCATTTCGCTTCGTTGGGTCGCCATTCGTCATGATGTGATCGTAAAAGGTAATGAACAAACACCTATCCAATGTTTTGATTTACTTGAGGACAAGCAAAAGTATGAAATAACGCAAGAATTTGAACGACGAGGTTTACGGCAAAGTGAATACACGATGATGCCTGTGCATCCATGGCAGTTACAAAACATTATTTTAAAAGATTTTCAGCAGGAGCTAGCTGATGGAACGATGGTTATATTAACAGCAAAAGCAGGCGATTTGTGTGCCACTTCATCCTTCCGTTCTTTAGCTTTTAATCAACCGTCAAGCAGGATGCTAAAACTACCAGTAAGTGTACTCTCTTTAGGTGCATCGAGATATTTGCCTGTTGTTAAGTTGTTAAATGGTCTAGCAGGTGAAAAGTTGCTACGACAAGCCATTTCTTGCGACCCTATATTAACGGAAAAGGTTATTTTATGCGAAGAACAAAATTGGTGGGGGTATATGCCTGAAACAATGGGGCTTTTTGATGACCATCCCCGTCATCTAGCGGCGCAAATACGCATTTATCCAAAGCAGCTATTAGATGAGAACTATAAAATCATTCCTATGTCATCTTTAGCCGTAAATTTAAAAGGTCATCATTATTTAGATGAACTATTCGGCCAGCCTTTAACAAAACAGCAAGTAATTGATTTTTATACAGAAATGGTAACGATGTTTTATGAAATTGCCATGCGATTATTCAAAGTAGGGGTTTTGCCTGAAATACATGGTCAAAATTGCTGTCTGGTATTAAAAAATAATCAAATCCATCGTTTATTGTTCAGAGACCATGACTCCGTACGTCTTCATATGCCTTATTTAGAACGCCATAATATTCAAGATCCACAGTATTATATTCGACCAGGTTATTCCAACAGTTTATATAACGAAAGTGTGGAGAAGCTAATTTTTTATATCCAATCATTAGGGACACAAGTAAATTTAGCTTCCATTATGGAGGCACTTGCACAAGTATATTCTATTTCTGAGCGAACTTTATGGTATACGACGAAGCAGGCGTTAATGAAGGCTGTAACAGTTGTTGATATTCCAGCAGCAGATAAAGTAAGGTTATGGAAAGTTTTATTTGAGCAACAACAATGGCCAGTAAAACTGATTATTCGTCCGCTGTTAGAGGCGGATGGTGTGCCAGGGGCGATGCCTTCTGGAAAAGGGCAAGGGTATAATCCATTTTGGAATTTATAA